A genomic window from Candidatus Polarisedimenticolia bacterium includes:
- a CDS encoding response regulator transcription factor — protein MKILVVDDDLELLRLIAFALRQAGYMVLEAQDGPQALAVFERERPDLVVLDVNLPRLNGFEVLKKIRAASEGLPVMMLTVRTGEEDQVRGLDLGADDYLGKPFSPRTLLARVRALLRRAGVDKPAPLTSGDFVLDLETQAVRVKGGSPVRLTNLEVRLLQLLLANGGHTLPLERLTSHVWGYRGLGDRQLLKQLVHRLRRKLEVDPASPRYLVTVSGVGYALHPGGAGD, from the coding sequence ATGAAGATCCTGGTGGTGGACGACGACCTCGAGCTCCTGCGCCTCATCGCCTTCGCGCTCCGCCAGGCCGGCTACATGGTCCTCGAGGCCCAGGACGGACCGCAGGCGCTGGCGGTCTTCGAGCGCGAGCGTCCGGACCTCGTGGTCCTCGACGTGAACCTGCCGCGGCTGAACGGCTTCGAGGTCCTGAAGAAGATCCGCGCCGCCTCGGAGGGGCTGCCGGTCATGATGCTGACCGTGCGCACGGGGGAGGAGGACCAGGTCCGCGGCCTCGACCTGGGCGCGGACGACTATCTCGGCAAGCCGTTCAGCCCCCGCACCCTGCTGGCGCGGGTGCGCGCGCTGCTGCGCCGGGCCGGCGTCGACAAGCCGGCCCCCCTGACGTCCGGAGACTTCGTTCTCGATCTCGAGACGCAGGCGGTGCGAGTCAAGGGGGGATCGCCGGTGCGGCTGACCAACCTCGAGGTCCGGCTGCTGCAGCTCCTTCTGGCGAACGGCGGCCACACGCTGCCTCTGGAGCGCCTGACCTCGCACGTCTGGGGCTATCGCGGCCTGGGCGACCGCCAGCTCCTCAAGCAGCTTGTCCACCGCCTGCGCCGGAAGCTCGAGGTCGATCCCGCCAGCCCGCGCTACCTGGTCACGGTCAGCGGCGTCGGCTACGCACTCCATCCCGGGGGCGCCGGAGACTAA
- a CDS encoding ATP-binding protein: MTRRWSLGTLLTALNVGLVAAVVASVALAAAGLLRRLADDQALARVGLAGAGAVRSIEDAGTDLLTSARLLAERPTLEARLAAGDFRGLQDFLARFRKTSRLSGCAVFLSDRLFARDGAIPWEEIARAPRVADKPFVLRTRAGGLLILGARAQVPARPDASVAVTLVLDEDFARGIGRMVGLPVAILDRHKAMAEGPEEYLRGRALDAEEAISERLDEAGVYLSVQPLRAPNGEVIGLVETGLPIVGLKSTQRRFLRSLLLIALIVGGLAALLSVLVGRRLVRPLEALTEASARIGRGDLQTPVPRVPGSEIGTLQAAMEEMRGRLLHLTAELHGRQAEAEAILTGIVEGVFSVDRQRRIHYLNPQAAALLGIKPDEAIGRFCGDVLNPQGPEGVRPCEDRCPILHARFRGSARAHEDLLLRSGERRSVVITSAPADENPGGDPGTAGAWRGGPPQVQVMRDETEVESTRRLRDTVLANITHEFRTPLTAQLASIELLRDRLGELKTQEALDLVLSLERGTLRLTQLIDNLLESVRIDAGHDSIRRQSVALEEVVDEAVDLASPLLALREQTLDVELPYPLPQVRGDAPRLVQVFVNLLANASKFAPSGSRITVGGETRAATVALWVEDEGPGLPPDSGDRLFERFMRSPGEEPRESGMGLGLFIVKSIVERHGGRVEARDREGHTGTRMCVILPVERTA; the protein is encoded by the coding sequence ATGACTCGCCGCTGGAGCCTCGGCACCCTCCTGACCGCCCTGAACGTCGGCCTGGTCGCCGCGGTGGTGGCCTCCGTCGCCCTCGCCGCAGCCGGCCTCCTGAGGCGGCTCGCCGACGATCAGGCGCTCGCCCGCGTCGGCCTGGCCGGGGCCGGGGCCGTGCGATCGATCGAAGACGCGGGGACGGATCTCCTGACCTCCGCGCGCCTCCTGGCGGAGCGCCCCACCCTGGAGGCGCGGCTGGCCGCGGGGGACTTCCGCGGGCTCCAGGATTTCCTGGCCCGCTTCCGCAAGACCAGCCGGCTGTCGGGCTGCGCCGTCTTCCTCTCCGACCGGCTGTTCGCCCGCGACGGCGCGATCCCCTGGGAGGAGATCGCCCGGGCCCCGCGCGTCGCGGACAAGCCGTTCGTGCTCCGCACGCGCGCCGGCGGGCTCCTGATCCTGGGGGCCCGCGCACAGGTTCCGGCGCGGCCCGATGCCTCGGTGGCGGTGACGCTCGTCCTGGACGAGGACTTCGCCCGCGGCATCGGCCGGATGGTCGGCCTCCCGGTGGCCATTCTCGATCGCCATAAGGCGATGGCCGAAGGGCCGGAGGAGTACCTGCGCGGGAGGGCGCTCGACGCCGAGGAGGCGATCTCCGAGCGCCTCGACGAGGCCGGGGTCTATCTGTCGGTCCAGCCGCTGCGCGCGCCGAATGGCGAGGTGATCGGACTGGTCGAGACCGGGCTGCCGATCGTCGGCCTGAAATCCACGCAGCGGCGCTTCCTGCGCTCCCTCCTGCTCATCGCCCTGATCGTGGGGGGGCTGGCGGCCCTTCTCAGCGTCCTCGTCGGGCGGCGGCTCGTGCGGCCGCTCGAGGCGCTCACCGAGGCGTCGGCGCGCATCGGCCGGGGGGATCTCCAGACCCCGGTGCCGCGCGTCCCGGGCTCCGAGATCGGCACGCTCCAGGCGGCGATGGAGGAGATGCGGGGCCGCCTGCTCCACCTGACCGCCGAGCTGCACGGCCGCCAGGCGGAGGCGGAGGCGATCCTCACCGGCATCGTCGAGGGAGTCTTCTCGGTCGATCGCCAGAGACGCATCCACTACCTGAACCCGCAGGCCGCGGCGCTTCTCGGGATCAAGCCCGACGAGGCGATCGGCCGGTTCTGCGGCGACGTCCTGAATCCCCAGGGACCGGAGGGGGTCAGGCCGTGCGAGGACCGCTGCCCGATCCTGCACGCCCGATTTCGCGGCAGCGCCCGCGCGCACGAGGATCTGCTCCTGCGATCCGGCGAGCGCCGGAGCGTCGTGATCACCAGCGCCCCGGCGGACGAGAACCCGGGCGGCGACCCCGGCACGGCGGGGGCCTGGCGGGGGGGCCCGCCGCAGGTCCAGGTGATGCGCGACGAGACCGAGGTGGAGTCGACCCGGCGCCTGCGCGACACGGTGCTCGCCAACATCACGCACGAGTTCCGGACTCCGCTCACCGCCCAGCTCGCCTCGATCGAGCTTCTGCGCGACCGCCTGGGGGAGCTGAAGACCCAGGAGGCGCTCGACCTGGTCCTGTCGCTGGAGCGCGGCACGCTGCGCCTGACGCAGCTCATCGACAACCTGCTCGAGAGCGTGCGCATCGACGCGGGGCACGATTCGATCAGGCGCCAGTCGGTGGCCCTGGAGGAGGTGGTCGACGAGGCGGTCGACCTGGCCTCGCCGCTCCTGGCGCTGCGCGAGCAGACGCTCGACGTCGAGCTGCCGTATCCGCTCCCCCAGGTCCGCGGGGACGCGCCGCGGCTGGTGCAGGTCTTCGTGAACCTCCTGGCCAACGCCAGCAAGTTCGCTCCCTCCGGCTCGCGCATCACCGTCGGCGGCGAGACGCGCGCCGCCACGGTCGCCCTGTGGGTCGAGGACGAGGGGCCGGGGCTCCCCCCCGACTCCGGCGACCGGCTGTTCGAGCGGTTCATGCGCTCGCCGGGGGAGGAGCCGCGCGAGAGCGGCATGGGGCTCGGCCTGTTCATCGTGAAGTCGATCGTCGAGCGCCACGGCGGGCGCGTCGAGGCGCGCGATCGGGAAGGCCACACCGGCACCCGCATGTGCGTTATCCTGCCGGTGGAGCGCACCGCATGA
- the cysW gene encoding sulfate ABC transporter permease subunit CysW — MRPRYLTEPRAVRWLLTGLALSFLLLFLFLPLVVVFTEAFRKGIGAYVAALADPVALSAIRLTLFTAAVVVPLNAIFGVAAAWAIAKFDFRGKNLLTTLIDLPFSVSPVIAGMVFVLLFGAHGLVGPYLLARDIRVIFALPGIVLATTFVTFPLVARELIPLMQSQGNDEEEAALTLGAGGWQTFFRISLPKIRWGLLYGIVLCAARAMGEFGAVSVVSGHVRGVTNTLPLHVEILYNEYQFSAAFAVASLLTLMALLTLLVKGLMEWRSRRGSARA; from the coding sequence CTGCGCCCGCGCTACCTGACCGAGCCGCGCGCCGTCCGCTGGCTCCTGACCGGGCTGGCCCTGTCGTTCCTGCTCCTCTTCCTGTTCCTCCCCCTGGTCGTGGTGTTCACGGAGGCGTTCAGGAAGGGGATCGGCGCCTACGTCGCGGCCCTCGCCGACCCGGTCGCCCTCTCGGCGATCCGGCTGACCCTGTTCACCGCCGCCGTCGTCGTTCCGCTGAACGCGATCTTCGGCGTGGCCGCGGCCTGGGCGATCGCCAAGTTCGATTTCCGGGGGAAGAACCTCCTCACGACGCTGATCGACCTGCCGTTCAGCGTCTCGCCGGTGATCGCCGGGATGGTCTTCGTGCTCCTGTTCGGGGCCCACGGCCTGGTGGGGCCGTACCTGCTGGCGCGCGACATCCGGGTGATCTTCGCGCTGCCCGGGATCGTCCTGGCGACGACCTTCGTGACCTTTCCGCTCGTCGCCCGCGAGCTGATCCCGCTCATGCAGTCGCAGGGGAACGACGAGGAGGAGGCGGCCCTGACCCTGGGGGCCGGCGGCTGGCAGACCTTCTTCCGCATCAGCCTGCCGAAGATCAGGTGGGGGCTCCTGTACGGCATCGTCCTGTGCGCCGCCCGGGCCATGGGGGAGTTCGGCGCCGTGTCGGTCGTCTCGGGGCACGTGAGGGGGGTCACCAACACCCTGCCGCTGCACGTCGAGATCCTCTACAACGAGTACCAGTTCTCGGCCGCGTTCGCCGTGGCGTCGCTCCTGACCCTGATGGCGCTGCTCACGCTTCTGGTCAAGGGGCTCATGGAATGGCGGTCGAGGCGGGGCAGCGCGCGCGCCTGA
- the cysT gene encoding sulfate ABC transporter permease subunit CysT produces MPSGARRRGSVLPGFGLAMGFALSYLGLIVLIPLSTILLKTATMTWGQFWDTVSDPRTLYACRLSFLASFVAALINAVFGLLVAWVLERYDFPMKRFVDGLVDLPFALPTAVAGIVLTTFYAGNGWVGRYLEPHGIKVAYTPLGIVVALTFVGLPFVVRTVQPVLRDLDIQVEGAAASLGASRLQTFRRVVLPQILPATLTGSTLAFARALGEYGSVIFIAGNLPMRSEITPLLIMIKLEQFDYAGATAIALVFLLASFSLLFLINMVVLRRTVAQAGGI; encoded by the coding sequence GTGCCGTCCGGGGCGCGGAGGCGCGGGAGCGTCCTGCCGGGGTTCGGCCTGGCGATGGGGTTCGCGCTGTCGTACCTCGGCCTCATCGTCCTGATCCCGCTCTCGACCATCCTGCTCAAGACGGCGACCATGACCTGGGGACAGTTCTGGGACACCGTCTCGGACCCCCGGACGCTTTACGCCTGCCGGCTGAGCTTTCTCGCCTCGTTCGTCGCGGCGCTGATCAACGCCGTGTTCGGGCTCCTGGTCGCATGGGTGCTCGAGCGCTACGACTTCCCGATGAAACGGTTCGTCGACGGTCTCGTCGATCTGCCGTTCGCCCTGCCGACCGCGGTGGCGGGGATCGTCCTCACCACGTTCTACGCGGGGAACGGCTGGGTCGGCCGGTACCTCGAGCCGCACGGGATCAAGGTCGCCTACACCCCTCTGGGGATCGTGGTCGCCCTGACCTTCGTGGGCCTGCCGTTCGTCGTGCGCACGGTGCAGCCGGTGCTCAGGGACCTCGACATCCAGGTCGAGGGGGCGGCCGCGAGCCTCGGCGCCTCGCGCCTCCAGACGTTCCGGCGCGTCGTCCTGCCGCAGATCCTGCCGGCGACCCTGACCGGGTCCACCCTGGCGTTCGCCCGGGCGCTGGGGGAGTACGGGTCGGTCATCTTCATCGCCGGCAACCTGCCGATGCGTTCGGAGATCACCCCCCTGCTCATCATGATCAAGCTGGAGCAGTTCGACTACGCCGGGGCGACGGCGATCGCCCTGGTCTTCCTGCTGGCGTCCTTCTCCCTGCTGTTCCTCATCAACATGGTGGTCCTGCGCCGCACCGTCGCGCAGGCCGGGGGTATCTGA
- a CDS encoding sulfate ABC transporter substrate-binding protein, protein MRRTLAVLSIAAALFLPRPARAAGVTLLNVSYDPTRELYQEVNAAFARQWKATSGADVTVNQSHGGSGKQARAVIDGLEADVVTLALAYDIDAIAQAGLLPRGWQARLPDHSAPYTSTIVFLVRKGNPKGIKDWEDLAKPGLAVVTPNPKTSGGARWNYLAAWGYGLKTFGGDVEKTKGFVTRLYNNVPILDTGARGATVTFVERGIGDVLIAWENEAILAEKELGKGKFEIVAPSTSILAEPPVALVDRMAAKHNTKAVAQAYLNFLYTPEGQEIAARHYYRPRLKAVAEKYAGQFPKVTLFTIDEMFGGWARAQRAHFADGGVFDQIMKSGR, encoded by the coding sequence ATGAGGCGCACCCTCGCGGTCCTGTCGATCGCGGCCGCGCTGTTCCTGCCGCGGCCCGCGCGGGCCGCCGGCGTGACGCTCCTGAACGTCTCCTACGATCCGACGCGCGAGCTCTACCAGGAGGTCAACGCCGCGTTCGCCAGGCAGTGGAAGGCCACTTCGGGGGCCGACGTCACCGTCAACCAGTCGCACGGCGGATCCGGCAAGCAGGCCCGCGCCGTCATCGACGGGCTGGAGGCGGACGTGGTCACGCTGGCGCTGGCGTACGACATCGACGCCATCGCCCAGGCCGGCCTCCTGCCGCGCGGCTGGCAGGCGCGTCTGCCGGACCACAGCGCCCCCTACACCTCGACGATCGTCTTCCTGGTGCGCAAGGGAAACCCCAAGGGGATCAAGGACTGGGAAGACCTGGCGAAACCGGGCCTCGCGGTCGTGACCCCGAACCCCAAGACGTCGGGAGGGGCGCGCTGGAATTACCTGGCCGCCTGGGGCTACGGCCTCAAGACGTTCGGCGGCGACGTGGAGAAGACCAAGGGCTTCGTCACCCGTCTGTACAACAACGTCCCGATCCTCGACACCGGGGCGCGCGGCGCGACGGTCACCTTCGTCGAGCGCGGCATCGGCGACGTCCTGATCGCCTGGGAGAACGAGGCGATCCTGGCGGAGAAGGAGCTGGGGAAGGGGAAGTTCGAGATCGTCGCGCCGTCCACGAGCATCCTGGCCGAGCCGCCGGTCGCCCTGGTCGACCGCATGGCCGCCAAGCACAACACCAAGGCGGTTGCCCAGGCCTACCTGAATTTCCTGTACACCCCGGAAGGGCAGGAGATCGCCGCGCGACACTACTACCGCCCGCGCCTCAAGGCGGTGGCGGAGAAATACGCCGGCCAGTTCCCGAAGGTGACGCTGTTCACCATCGACGAGATGTTCGGCGGCTGGGCCAGGGCGCAGAGGGCCCACTTCGCCGACGGCGGCGTGTTCGATCAGATCATGAAGTCGGGGAGGTAG
- a CDS encoding ATP-binding cassette domain-containing protein, giving the protein MSIEIDQFMKRYEGHPVVNNVSLEVADGEFFVLLGPSGSGKSTLLRMVAGLAEVDGGRVLLHGRDVTHLPPQRRGIGLVFQNYALFRHMSVVENIEFPLRVRRIPAADRRRRSDELLELVGLAGLGKRFPAQLSGGQQQRVALARALAHQPEVLLLDEPFGALDARIRTELRRTVHGIQRELKITTIFVTHDQEEAFELADRMGVMNFGRLLEVDQPRELYLRPQTEFVATFLGTANLMVGEVTRDGVRLGPVRFPLSTRPAAVGETRRVQVLFRPEDVAVKTTPDALGWPLLGEAVVEESGFNGSFERLRLRLPRLSGVRPIAPPAPFGGDFVLVEAWRSQHQARRFPLREGDPAWVGVRRVHALTHPGLHFLMVADGSPGSRGAIEMGAQVARLAHARVTVLGHGATAAQTDERLRQAREWIGSGLAAVETLPTADPPSVAIAREETRQHYDLVVRAMPAKGRVEFAERTLQAGDHNLLLVPAPGPVPARALIGVSVGEPAKADVLFAGRLVRHLGAEATILTVLPAAGDARALLQAERFLAAGARTLSLMGVVAKSRVRYGPIPQQILAEMQEGKHDFMILGAPLLDRRGRVSLAGVIGSLLDAVKDHPVLIVRPHMEEAWRP; this is encoded by the coding sequence ATGTCGATCGAGATCGACCAGTTCATGAAGCGCTACGAAGGCCACCCGGTCGTGAACAACGTCTCGCTCGAGGTGGCCGACGGGGAGTTCTTCGTCCTCCTCGGGCCGAGCGGCAGCGGCAAGAGCACGCTCCTGCGCATGGTCGCCGGCCTGGCCGAGGTGGATGGCGGGCGGGTCCTGTTGCACGGCCGGGACGTGACGCACCTGCCGCCGCAGCGCCGGGGGATCGGCCTGGTGTTCCAGAACTACGCCCTCTTCCGTCACATGTCGGTGGTGGAGAACATCGAGTTCCCGCTTCGGGTCCGACGGATCCCCGCGGCCGACAGAAGGCGACGCTCGGACGAGCTGCTCGAGCTCGTGGGGCTGGCGGGGCTGGGGAAGCGGTTCCCGGCGCAGCTCTCGGGCGGCCAGCAGCAGCGCGTCGCCCTGGCCCGGGCCCTGGCGCACCAGCCGGAGGTGCTCCTGCTCGACGAGCCCTTCGGGGCCCTCGACGCGCGCATCCGCACCGAGCTCCGCCGCACGGTCCACGGCATCCAGCGCGAGCTGAAGATCACCACGATCTTCGTCACCCACGATCAGGAGGAGGCGTTCGAGCTGGCGGACCGCATGGGCGTCATGAACTTCGGTCGCCTCCTCGAAGTCGACCAGCCGCGTGAGCTGTACCTCCGCCCGCAGACCGAGTTCGTGGCGACCTTCCTCGGGACGGCCAACCTGATGGTCGGCGAGGTGACGCGCGACGGGGTGCGGCTCGGCCCCGTTCGATTCCCGCTGAGCACCCGCCCGGCGGCGGTCGGCGAGACGCGCCGCGTCCAGGTCCTGTTCCGCCCGGAGGACGTCGCCGTCAAGACGACCCCCGACGCGCTCGGCTGGCCCCTGCTCGGCGAGGCGGTGGTGGAGGAGAGCGGCTTCAACGGATCGTTCGAGCGCCTGCGCCTGCGCCTTCCGAGGCTCAGCGGCGTCCGGCCAATCGCCCCTCCGGCCCCGTTCGGGGGCGACTTCGTCCTGGTCGAGGCCTGGCGATCGCAGCACCAGGCGCGCCGCTTCCCGCTGCGGGAGGGAGACCCCGCCTGGGTCGGCGTGCGGCGCGTGCACGCCCTGACGCATCCCGGGCTGCATTTCCTCATGGTCGCGGACGGATCGCCGGGATCGCGCGGGGCGATCGAAATGGGGGCGCAGGTGGCGCGGCTGGCGCACGCCCGGGTCACGGTCCTGGGACACGGGGCGACCGCGGCACAGACGGACGAAAGGCTGCGTCAGGCGCGAGAGTGGATCGGCAGCGGCCTGGCCGCCGTCGAGACCCTGCCGACGGCCGATCCGCCGTCCGTGGCGATCGCCCGGGAGGAGACGCGCCAGCACTACGATCTGGTGGTGCGCGCCATGCCGGCGAAGGGGCGGGTCGAGTTCGCCGAGCGGACGCTGCAGGCGGGCGATCACAATCTGCTCCTGGTGCCGGCCCCCGGCCCGGTCCCGGCGCGGGCCCTCATTGGAGTCTCCGTCGGGGAGCCCGCCAAGGCCGACGTCCTGTTCGCCGGCCGCCTCGTCCGCCACCTGGGGGCCGAGGCGACCATCCTGACCGTGCTGCCGGCGGCGGGGGACGCCCGGGCCCTTCTCCAGGCCGAGCGTTTCCTGGCGGCCGGAGCGCGCACCCTGTCGCTCATGGGAGTCGTGGCGAAGAGCCGCGTGCGCTACGGCCCGATACCCCAGCAGATTCTGGCGGAGATGCAGGAAGGGAAGCACGACTTCATGATCCTGGGGGCGCCGCTTCTCGATCGCCGTGGCCGCGTCAGCCTGGCCGGCGTGATCGGCAGCCTCCTCGACGCGGTCAAGGACCACCCCGTGTTGATCGTGCGGCCGCACATGGAAGAGGCGTGGCGGCCATGA
- a CDS encoding MFS transporter: MSLKDTPAAAWSPLGQPLFRALWIAAILSNVGTWMQDVGATWLMTSLTTSPILIALVPAATTLPIFLFALPAGALADVVDRRRLLLVTQGFMLLASAALGALTLLGTISASSLLLFTFFIGLGTALNAPAWQAIFPELVGRRDLPAALALNGIAINLARAAGPALGGLLVAAAGPGATFLLNAVSFLGVLVVLYRWRRPPRQSLLPAESLVGALLAGLRYARHAPDLHAVLARSTAFIVSGSALFALLPLIVRFELLQGPTGYGLALGCFGAGAVTGALALPRLRRALQPDGLVRAASAVFALVLLTLGLVRSFPLLCGVLFLAGGAWISLLTTFHAAAQAALAPWVRGRGLAVYLLVFFGGMAAGSALWGGVATHAGLRVALGVAGSGILAGIAATWRFRLRAGDGPDLAPSRHWPAPIVAGEPDGDRGPVLITVEYRIDPAAADEFARAMRDVRRTRLRDGAFLWDLLSDPADAGRYVESFLVESWIEHMRQHERITLADREIEERARRHHKGPGPPVVSHFIARELPR; this comes from the coding sequence ATGAGCCTGAAAGACACGCCGGCCGCCGCGTGGTCGCCGCTGGGACAGCCGCTCTTCCGGGCCCTCTGGATCGCCGCGATCCTGTCCAACGTCGGGACCTGGATGCAGGACGTCGGCGCGACATGGCTGATGACCTCGCTGACGACCTCGCCGATCCTGATCGCGCTGGTGCCGGCCGCCACGACGCTGCCGATCTTCCTGTTCGCGCTTCCGGCCGGAGCGCTGGCGGACGTGGTGGACCGGCGGCGGCTGCTGCTCGTGACGCAGGGGTTCATGCTCCTTGCCAGCGCCGCGCTCGGAGCCCTGACTCTTCTCGGGACGATCTCCGCGTCGAGCCTTCTCCTGTTCACGTTTTTCATCGGCCTGGGGACGGCGCTCAACGCCCCCGCCTGGCAGGCGATCTTCCCGGAGCTCGTCGGCCGCCGGGACCTCCCGGCCGCTCTGGCGCTCAACGGCATCGCCATCAACCTGGCGCGCGCCGCCGGGCCGGCGCTCGGCGGGCTCCTGGTCGCCGCGGCCGGTCCCGGCGCCACTTTCCTGCTGAACGCCGTGTCGTTCCTCGGGGTGCTCGTGGTCCTGTACCGCTGGCGGCGGCCGCCGCGGCAGAGCCTCCTGCCGGCGGAGAGCCTGGTGGGGGCGCTCCTCGCCGGGCTCCGCTACGCGCGCCACGCCCCCGACCTGCACGCCGTCCTGGCGCGATCGACCGCTTTCATCGTCTCCGGCAGCGCCCTGTTCGCACTCCTTCCCCTGATCGTGCGCTTCGAGCTCCTGCAGGGGCCGACCGGGTACGGCCTGGCGCTCGGCTGCTTCGGCGCCGGAGCGGTCACGGGGGCTCTCGCTCTGCCGCGCCTCCGCCGGGCGCTTCAGCCGGACGGCCTGGTGCGCGCCGCGAGCGCCGTCTTCGCCCTGGTCCTCCTGACGCTCGGCCTCGTCCGGAGCTTCCCGCTTCTGTGCGGCGTGCTGTTCCTGGCGGGCGGGGCCTGGATCTCCCTTCTGACCACGTTCCACGCCGCCGCCCAGGCGGCGCTCGCCCCCTGGGTGCGCGGCCGCGGCCTGGCGGTCTATCTTCTTGTATTCTTCGGAGGGATGGCGGCCGGCAGCGCCCTGTGGGGCGGCGTGGCGACGCACGCCGGCCTGCGCGTGGCGCTGGGGGTCGCCGGCAGCGGCATTCTCGCGGGGATCGCCGCGACCTGGCGTTTCCGGCTGAGGGCCGGCGACGGGCCGGACCTGGCGCCGTCGCGGCACTGGCCGGCGCCTATCGTGGCGGGGGAGCCGGACGGAGACCGCGGCCCGGTCCTGATCACCGTCGAGTACCGCATCGATCCCGCCGCGGCCGACGAGTTCGCGCGGGCGATGCGTGACGTCAGGCGAACGCGTCTGCGGGACGGCGCCTTCCTCTGGGACCTTTTGAGCGACCCGGCCGACGCCGGCCGCTACGTGGAGTCGTTCCTGGTCGAGTCGTGGATCGAGCACATGCGGCAGCACGAGCGGATCACCCTCGCGGACCGCGAGATCGAGGAGCGCGCCCGACGCCACCACAAGGGGCCGGGGCCGCCCGTCGTGTCCCACTTCATCGCCCGGGAGCTGCCGCGATGA
- a CDS encoding CoA pyrophosphatase, which translates to MTRAVPPGGGDLIASLRERLPRRARRRLERPQRAAVLAAIVDDGGPLRLLLTRRTEDLPTHAGQVAFPGGLVEPGDDDPIRTALREAEEEIGLPPGAVDVLGLLDDFPTLSDTVAVTPVAGVLRLVPPLVAREAEVARIFTIPVESLLQVDRWTSRDEPRAERTRRVHYFLHEGETLWGLSACIVLHLLDVSALGSPVPLPPAEPL; encoded by the coding sequence ATGACGCGCGCCGTCCCTCCGGGAGGCGGGGACCTGATCGCCTCGCTGCGCGAGCGCCTGCCGCGCCGCGCGCGGCGCCGGCTCGAAAGACCGCAGCGCGCCGCCGTGCTCGCGGCGATCGTGGACGACGGCGGTCCCCTGCGGCTGCTCCTGACCCGGCGCACCGAGGACCTGCCGACGCACGCCGGCCAGGTCGCCTTTCCGGGGGGGCTGGTCGAGCCGGGGGACGACGATCCGATCCGGACCGCCCTGCGCGAGGCGGAGGAGGAGATCGGCCTCCCCCCCGGGGCGGTCGACGTCCTCGGCCTGCTCGACGATTTCCCGACCCTGTCCGACACGGTGGCCGTGACGCCGGTCGCCGGCGTTCTGCGCCTCGTCCCGCCGCTCGTGGCGCGGGAGGCGGAGGTGGCGCGCATCTTCACCATCCCGGTCGAAAGCCTGCTTCAAGTCGATCGCTGGACGTCGCGCGACGAGCCGCGCGCCGAACGGACGCGCCGGGTCCATTATTTCCTGCACGAGGGGGAGACCCTCTGGGGGCTCTCCGCCTGCATCGTTCTTCACCTGCTGGACGTCAGCGCGCTCGGGTCCCCTGTGCCGCTGCCGCCGGCCGAGCCGCTCTGA
- a CDS encoding SgcJ/EcaC family oxidoreductase, with the protein MRHPLPALAALLLMAACTPSPETQKPESHGAGAQDLAAISRLHEAYVLAHNDADVSRMTALFTEDAVLMPTDEPSITGRPAIGEHYQEFFDQTPSKILLRPVETRVAGDWAFERIEMTVTLPGGGENVMEAKVKYLWILEKQKDGSWKIARAIYNLDEDFTESDGQNA; encoded by the coding sequence GTGAGACACCCCCTGCCCGCCCTGGCCGCGCTTCTTCTCATGGCAGCCTGCACGCCGTCACCCGAGACCCAGAAGCCGGAGTCGCACGGCGCCGGCGCCCAGGATCTGGCGGCGATCTCGAGGCTTCACGAGGCCTACGTCCTGGCGCACAACGACGCCGACGTCTCGCGCATGACCGCCCTGTTCACCGAGGACGCCGTCCTCATGCCGACCGACGAGCCGTCGATCACCGGCCGGCCGGCGATCGGCGAGCACTACCAGGAGTTCTTCGACCAGACCCCTTCGAAGATCCTGCTGCGTCCCGTCGAGACCCGCGTAGCCGGCGACTGGGCGTTCGAGCGGATCGAGATGACCGTGACCCTGCCGGGCGGCGGCGAGAACGTCATGGAGGCGAAGGTCAAGTACCTGTGGATCCTGGAGAAGCAGAAGGACGGCTCGTGGAAGATCGCGCGGGCGATCTACAACCTGGACGAGGACTTCACGGAATCGGACGGCCAGAACGCCTGA